Sequence from the Mesorhizobium sp. PAMC28654 genome:
CTGTGGAACGCCGGCGGCATCATGTACGCGCCGCCAGCCCGCTGAGATCTGACGCCAACAATACGACATCGGCCTGCGCGTTTCGTACCGCGCAGGCCTTGATTTCAGGCCGGCTTGAAGGCCTTGCCTGTCGACGGGTCGAAGAGGCGCAGCGCATCTTCGTCGAAGGTGAACGCGCATGCCTGGCCCTTGGCGATGCCGGCACGCGGGGGCAGGCATGCGGTCAGCCGCTGCGCGCCGATGCGGGCGGTGGTGACCAGTTCAGGGCCGGTCAGCTCGACGACCTCGATGTCCACCGGCAACGATAAGTCCGTTGCGGCGCCGGTCGCCACGCGGAGTGCTTCAGGCCTGATGCCGACGACGACCGGTGAGCCGTCGTTGGCCGCGTTCAGATAGCGCGCGGGCAGGGGCAGTTTCACATTGGAATCGGCAACAGCCAGTTTTCCGCCTTCGACAACGGCCTGCAGCATGTTCATCGACGGCGCGCCAACAAAACCGGCCACGTAGAGGGTTGCTGGATAGTTGTAGATCTCCTCGGGCGTGCCGAGCTGCTCGATCCGGCCGTCGCGCATCACGGCGATCCGTGTCGCCAGCGTCATCGCCTCGATCTGGTCGTGGGTGACATAGACAACCGTGGTCTGCAGCAATTGGTGCAGGCGCTTGAGCTCGGTGCGCATCTCCAGGCGCAGCTTCGCGTCGAGGTTGGACAGCGGCTCGTCGAACAGAAAGACCTGCGGCTTGCGCACCAGCGCCCTGCCGATGGCGACGCGCTGGCGCTGGCCGCCGGAAAGCTGGCTCGGCTTGCGTTCGAGCAGGTTCTCGATCTGCAGCAGCTTTGCCGCATCGCGCACGGCCTTGTCGCGTTCGTCGGCCGCAACCCCGCGCATCTCCAGCCCGAAGCCGATGTTGCGATGAACGGTCAGGTTCGGATAGAGCGCGTAGGACTGGAAGACCATGGCGATGTCGCGGTTCTTGGGATGAACGCCAAGGATCGAGCGGCCGCCGATCAGCACATCTCCGCTGGTCGCCTCGGCGAGCCCCGCGATGATATTGAGAAGTGT
This genomic interval carries:
- a CDS encoding ABC transporter ATP-binding protein, whose translation is MSALEIRNIRKSYGSVETLKGIDIALESGEFLVLLGSSGCGKSTLLNIIAGLAEATSGDVLIGGRSILGVHPKNRDIAMVFQSYALYPNLTVHRNIGFGLEMRGVAADERDKAVRDAAKLLQIENLLERKPSQLSGGQRQRVAIGRALVRKPQVFLFDEPLSNLDAKLRLEMRTELKRLHQLLQTTVVYVTHDQIEAMTLATRIAVMRDGRIEQLGTPEEIYNYPATLYVAGFVGAPSMNMLQAVVEGGKLAVADSNVKLPLPARYLNAANDGSPVVVGIRPEALRVATGAATDLSLPVDIEVVELTGPELVTTARIGAQRLTACLPPRAGIAKGQACAFTFDEDALRLFDPSTGKAFKPA